A single region of the Gopherus evgoodei ecotype Sinaloan lineage chromosome 3, rGopEvg1_v1.p, whole genome shotgun sequence genome encodes:
- the LOC115649433 gene encoding paraneoplastic antigen Ma1 homolog, with protein sequence MNIDPRNCLLVTGVLEAVNEGSIEPILRSSTEYLCKCKMRGRIFLREEGAFAVLCELPSAVDPLQVPGTIVVDDGEWKVITTGSQPSPAPTADVEFLKKMSDFLGKEGKTLADMPGLLGLKPRAPQQETAPSPDEWVKALGQALGKVMPPHPESSPYRKLRLFSGGPTPIPGEEAFEPWLEHTTEMLQEWAVPEAEKRRRLLECLRGSALDVIRTLKLGNPGVKVRDCLEALDHAFGRSEGSEDVYCKFLNARQQKGEKVSAYVQRLEKLLQRAIMRGAVAVEQMDRTRLAQIVRGIQYQNPILLHLRLRERQDNPPSYSRLIKEVREEEERQAAGEVWEVQQNQATGTTSTRTPKALMVNPQEELTQRVQALTQKVTELESTLDSAKTSRFKEPSATMVQRTTFRTSAPP encoded by the coding sequence ATGAATATTGACCCGAGGAACTGTCTTCTGGTAACGGGGGTGCTGGAGGCAGTCAATGAGGGCTCAATAGAACCTATCTTAAGGTCATCCACTGAGTACCTCTGTAAGTGCAAAATGCGTGGGCGCATTTTTCTGAGGGAAGAGGGCGCTTTTGCTGTATTGTGTGAGCTGCCCTCGGCTGTGGACCCTCTACAGGTTCCAGGCACGATAGTAGTGGATGATGGTGAGTGGAAGGTAATAACCACTGGGAGCCAGCCCTCACCAGCCCCTACTGCTGATGtagagtttttaaagaaaatgtcagactttttggggaaagagggaaaaactTTGGCTGATATGCCGGGTCTGTTGGGCCTTAAGCCGAGAGCCCCACAACAGGAGACTGCTCCTTCACCTGATGAGTGGGTGAAGGCTTTGGGGCAAGCATTAGGGAAGGTCATGCCACCCCACCCCGAGTCAAGCCCCTATCGTAAACTGAGGTTGTTTTCTGGGGGTCCCACCCCAATACCTGGGGAGGAAGCATTtgaaccctggctggagcacaccacagagatgctgcaggagtgggcAGTGCCTGAGGCTGAAAAGAGAAGGCGACTActagagtgtctcagggggtcaGCTCTAGATgtgattcgcaccctgaagctcggTAACCCTGGGGTCAAGGTGAGGGACTGCCTAGAGGCTCTGGACCATGCCTTTGGGAGAAGTGAGGGTTCAGAGGATGTTTATTGCAAATTCCTCAATGCCAGGCAACAAAAGGGAGAGAAGGTTTCTGCCTATGTCCAAAGGTTGGAGAAATTATTACAGAGAGCCATCATGAGGGGAGCAGTAGCCGTTGAGCAAATGGACCGGACTAGATTGGCTCAGATTGTGAGAGGAATTCAATATCAGAACCCAATCCTTCTCCACCTTCGATTAAGGGAACGGCAAGATAATCCACCAAGTTACTCTCGCCTGATAAAAGAGGTCCgagaagaagaagagaggcaggcagctggtgaGGTTTGGGAGGTGCAGCAAAACCAAGCAACTGGCACAACATCCACACGGACACCCAAGGCACTAATGGTGAATCCTCAAGAGGAACTTACTCAGCGAGTGCAGGCCTTGACACAGAAAGTGACTGAACTAGAGAGTAcccttgattcagcaaagactTCAAGGTTCAAGGAACCCTCTGCTACCATGGTCCAGAGGACTACGTTTAGAACATCTGCACCTCCTTGA